One Tamlana carrageenivorans genomic region harbors:
- the rpoB gene encoding DNA-directed RNA polymerase subunit beta, which produces MLSTQAERLNFSSIVNRTEYPDFLDIQIKSFQDFFQLETKSEERGDEGLYNTFMENFPITDSRNQFVLEFLDYFVDPPRYAIEECIERGLTYSVPLKARLKLYCTDPEHEDFETIVQDVYLGTIPYMTPSGTFCINGAERVVVSQLHRSPGVFFGQSFHANGTKLYSARVIPFKGSWIEFATDINQVMYAYIDRKKKLPVTTLFRAIGFERDKDILEIFDLAEEAKVSKTGLKKYLGRKLAARVLNTWHEDFVDEDTGEVVSIERNEIVLDRDTILDKENIEEILEADVKTILLHKESTEQGDYAIIHNTLQKDPTNSEKEAVEHIYRQLRNAEPPDEETARGIIDKLFFSDQRYSLGEVGRYRMNKKLGLDIGMDKQVLTKEDIITIIKYLIELINSKAEIDDIDHLSNRRVRTVGEQLSSQFGVGLARMARTIRERMNVRDNEVFTPIDLINAKTLSSVINSFFGTNQLSQFMDQTNPLAEITHKRRLSALGPGGLSRERAGFEVRDVHYTHYGRLCPIETPEGPNIGLISSLSVYAKVNPMGFIETPYRKVTDGVVDIKNDPVYLSAEEEEEKLIAQATVKVDDDGKILHDKVIARMEGDFPVIEPEKLDYTDVAPNQISSISASLIPFLEHDDANRALMGSNMMRQAVPLLRVDAPIVGTGLERQVASDSRVLINAEGEGEVLYVDAKEIQIRYERTEDEAKVSFDSDVKTYQLVKYRKTNQGTSINLKPIVVKGDKVTKGQVLCEGYATQKGELALGRNMKVAFMPWKGYNFEDAIVISEKVVREDIFTSIHIDEYSLEVRDTKLGNEELTNDIPNVSEEATKDLDENGMIRVGAEVKPGDILIGKITPKGESDPTPEEKLLRAIFGDKAGDVKDASLKASPSLNGVVIEKKLFARAVKDKRKRAQDKDDILALEAQYDRKFDELKDILVEKLFNIVNGKTAQGIYNDLGEEVLPKGKKFTLKMLNAVDDYAHLVSGKWTTDDHTNQLVADLIHNYKIKENDLQGSLRREKFTISVGDELPAGIIKLAKVYIAKKRKLKVGDKMAGRHGNKGIVARIVRQEDMPFLEDGTPVDIVLNPLGVPSRMNIGQIYETVLGWAGQKLGRKYATPIFDGATIDQINGFTDEAGIPRYGHTYLYDGGTGQRFDQPATVGVIYMLKLGHMVDDKMHARSIGPYSLITQQPLGGKAQFGGQRFGEMEVWALEAYGASSTLREILTVKSDDVIGRAKTYEAIVKGEPMPDPGLPESFNVLMHELKGLGLDIRLEE; this is translated from the coding sequence ATGTTATCAACACAAGCTGAAAGATTAAATTTCTCCTCTATTGTAAATAGAACAGAATATCCAGACTTCTTGGATATTCAGATTAAATCCTTCCAGGATTTTTTCCAATTAGAAACTAAATCTGAGGAAAGAGGCGATGAAGGTCTTTACAATACCTTCATGGAAAACTTTCCAATCACAGATTCTCGTAATCAATTCGTATTAGAATTTTTAGATTACTTCGTAGATCCACCACGATATGCTATTGAAGAGTGTATTGAGAGAGGGCTAACTTACAGCGTTCCGCTAAAGGCTAGGTTAAAGTTATATTGTACAGACCCTGAACATGAGGATTTCGAAACCATTGTTCAAGATGTGTATTTAGGAACTATTCCTTACATGACGCCTTCAGGAACTTTTTGTATTAATGGTGCAGAACGTGTTGTTGTTTCTCAATTACACCGTTCACCAGGAGTTTTCTTCGGGCAATCTTTCCATGCTAATGGAACCAAATTATATTCAGCAAGGGTTATACCATTCAAGGGATCTTGGATTGAGTTTGCTACAGATATTAACCAGGTAATGTATGCTTACATTGATAGAAAGAAAAAATTACCTGTAACAACGCTTTTCCGTGCTATCGGTTTTGAGCGTGATAAAGACATCTTAGAGATTTTTGACTTAGCAGAAGAAGCTAAAGTATCAAAAACTGGATTAAAGAAATACTTAGGAAGAAAATTAGCTGCTCGTGTATTAAACACATGGCATGAGGATTTTGTTGATGAAGATACTGGAGAGGTGGTTTCAATCGAGCGTAATGAAATCGTGCTTGATCGTGATACGATCCTTGACAAAGAAAATATAGAAGAAATTCTTGAAGCTGACGTTAAAACGATTCTTTTACATAAAGAAAGTACAGAACAAGGGGATTATGCCATTATCCACAACACGCTTCAAAAAGATCCAACAAACTCTGAAAAAGAGGCTGTTGAACATATTTATAGACAACTACGTAATGCAGAACCGCCAGATGAGGAAACTGCACGTGGTATTATTGATAAATTATTCTTTAGTGACCAACGTTACTCTCTTGGAGAAGTTGGACGTTATAGAATGAACAAAAAATTAGGTCTTGATATTGGAATGGATAAGCAAGTGCTTACCAAAGAAGATATCATTACCATCATTAAATATTTAATCGAGCTTATCAACTCTAAAGCAGAGATTGATGATATCGATCACTTATCTAACCGTCGTGTTCGTACTGTAGGCGAGCAATTATCATCACAATTTGGTGTTGGTTTAGCCCGTATGGCGCGTACCATTCGTGAGCGTATGAACGTTCGTGATAACGAGGTGTTTACACCTATAGATTTAATTAATGCTAAGACTTTATCGTCTGTTATTAATTCTTTCTTCGGTACAAACCAGTTATCTCAATTTATGGATCAAACCAATCCACTTGCTGAAATCACGCACAAGCGTCGTTTATCAGCTCTTGGACCTGGAGGTTTATCAAGAGAGCGTGCTGGGTTCGAGGTACGTGACGTTCACTATACACACTACGGTCGTTTATGTCCGATTGAAACACCAGAGGGACCAAACATTGGTTTAATTTCTTCACTTTCTGTTTATGCAAAAGTGAACCCAATGGGATTCATCGAAACACCTTATAGAAAAGTAACTGATGGTGTTGTTGATATTAAAAATGATCCTGTTTATTTAAGTGCAGAGGAAGAGGAAGAAAAATTAATCGCTCAAGCAACAGTTAAAGTTGATGACGATGGTAAAATTCTTCACGATAAAGTTATTGCTAGAATGGAGGGTGATTTCCCTGTTATTGAACCAGAAAAATTAGACTATACCGATGTAGCGCCTAATCAAATTTCTTCAATTTCAGCATCGCTTATTCCGTTCTTAGAGCATGATGATGCGAACCGTGCGTTGATGGGATCTAACATGATGCGTCAAGCGGTACCATTATTAAGAGTAGATGCACCTATTGTAGGAACTGGATTAGAGCGTCAAGTAGCTTCAGATTCTAGAGTATTGATTAATGCAGAGGGAGAAGGAGAAGTACTTTACGTAGATGCTAAAGAAATCCAAATTAGATACGAGCGTACTGAGGATGAAGCTAAAGTAAGTTTTGATAGTGATGTTAAAACATACCAATTAGTAAAATACAGAAAAACTAACCAAGGAACTTCTATTAACCTGAAACCTATTGTAGTTAAAGGTGATAAGGTAACTAAAGGTCAAGTTTTATGTGAAGGATACGCGACTCAAAAAGGAGAATTAGCTTTAGGTAGAAATATGAAAGTAGCCTTTATGCCTTGGAAAGGGTATAACTTTGAGGATGCGATTGTAATTTCTGAAAAAGTGGTTCGTGAAGATATATTTACTTCTATCCATATCGATGAGTATTCTCTAGAAGTTAGAGACACGAAATTAGGTAATGAAGAATTAACTAACGATATCCCTAACGTTTCTGAAGAGGCTACTAAAGACCTTGATGAAAACGGTATGATTCGCGTTGGTGCCGAGGTTAAACCTGGCGATATTCTTATTGGTAAGATTACACCTAAAGGGGAATCTGATCCAACTCCTGAAGAAAAATTATTACGTGCGATCTTTGGTGATAAAGCTGGAGATGTAAAAGATGCTTCTTTAAAAGCTTCACCTTCTTTAAATGGTGTTGTAATTGAAAAGAAATTATTCGCAAGAGCCGTAAAAGATAAACGTAAACGTGCACAGGATAAAGATGATATTCTTGCTCTTGAAGCACAATACGATAGAAAGTTCGACGAGCTTAAAGATATTTTAGTTGAAAAACTTTTCAATATTGTAAATGGAAAAACAGCTCAAGGTATTTATAATGATTTAGGTGAAGAAGTATTACCAAAAGGTAAAAAATTCACACTTAAAATGTTAAATGCTGTTGATGATTATGCGCATTTAGTGTCTGGAAAATGGACTACTGATGATCATACAAATCAATTGGTAGCTGATTTAATTCACAATTATAAGATTAAAGAAAACGATTTACAGGGGTCTTTACGTCGTGAGAAGTTTACAATTTCTGTTGGTGATGAGTTACCAGCAGGTATCATAAAATTAGCTAAAGTTTACATCGCTAAAAAACGTAAACTTAAAGTTGGTGATAAAATGGCAGGACGTCACGGTAACAAAGGTATTGTTGCTAGAATCGTTCGTCAAGAAGATATGCCATTCTTAGAAGATGGAACGCCTGTTGATATTGTATTAAATCCATTAGGTGTACCTTCTCGTATGAACATTGGTCAAATTTATGAAACGGTACTTGGTTGGGCTGGACAAAAATTAGGACGCAAATATGCAACACCTATTTTTGACGGAGCTACAATCGATCAGATTAACGGATTTACAGATGAAGCTGGAATTCCAAGATATGGTCATACCTACCTTTATGATGGTGGTACCGGACAGCGTTTTGATCAGCCAGCAACAGTTGGTGTGATTTACATGCTGAAATTAGGACACATGGTCGATGATAAAATGCACGCGCGTTCTATTGGACCTTACTCATTAATTACGCAACAACCATTAGGTGGTAAAGCACAGTTTGGTGGTCAGCGTTTTGGTGAGATGGAAGTTTGGGCACTTGAGGCTTATGGCGCATCAAGTACCTTACGTGAGATCTTAACTGTAAAATCTGATGATGTTATTGGTAGAGCTAAAACTTACGAGGCAATCGTAAAAGGTGAACCAATGCCAGATCCAGGATTACCAGAATCATTCAATGTACTTATGCACGAATTGAAAGGTTTAGGTTTAGACATCAGATTAGAGGAGTAA
- the rpoC gene encoding DNA-directed RNA polymerase subunit beta' produces the protein MARKQDKNTVKRFNKISIGLASPESILAESRGEVLKPETINYRTHKPERDGLFCERIFGPVKDYECACGKYKRIRYKGIVCDRCGVEVTEKKVRRDRVGHINLVVPVAHIWYFRSLPNKIGYLLGLPSKKLDMIIYYERYVVIQPGNAKNEEGEPLQKMDFLTEEEYLNILETLPQDNQYLDDSDPNKFLAKMGAECLIELLARIDLESLSYELRHKANTETSKQRKTEALKRLQVVESLRESNQNRENRPEWMIMKVIPIIPPELRPLVPLDGGRFATSDLNDLYRRVIIRNNRLKRLVEIKAPEVILRNEKRMLQESVDSLFDNTRKSSAVKTDSNRPLKSLSDSLKGKQGRFRQNLLGKRVDYSARSVIVVGPELKLFECGLPKNMAAELYKPFVIRKLIERGIVKTVKSAKKIIDKREPVVWDILENVLKGHPVLLNRAPTLHRLGIQAFQPKLIEGKAIQLHPLVCTAFNADFDGDQMAVHLPLGPEAILECQMLMLASHNILNPANGSPVTVPSQDMVLGLYYMTKLRKSTPEVPIKGEGLIFYSPEEVEIAFNEQRVDLNAGIKVRTIDINEEGKLAPVIIETTVGRVLFNQHVPQAAGYINEVLTKKSLRDIIGNILKATSVPETADFLDAIRTLGFKFAFQGGLSFSLGDIIIPPEKQGMIDKANGLVDGITGNYNMGLITNNERYNQVIDIWTSTNAELTELSMKRIREDQQGFNSVFMMLDSGARGSKEQIRQLTGMRGLMAKPKKSNAGGGEIIENPILSNFKEGLSILEYFISTHGARKGLADTALKTADAGYLTRRLVDVSQDVIINTEDCGTLRGVEVEPLKKNDEVVETLQERIVGRVSLNDVFNPLTEEKLASAGQLIDDAVAKAIGASPLESIEVRSALTCEALQGICAKCYGRNLATGKMVQRGEAVGVVAAQSIGEPGTQLTLRTFHVGGIAGNISEDNKLAVKFNGIAEIEDLKTVKGQDNEGNEIDIVISRTSELKLTDKKTGIVLSTNNIPYGSTIYVKNGQELAKGDVVCTWDPYNGVIISEFAGKVRYENIEQGVTYQVEIDEQTGFQEKVISESRNKKLIPTLHIEDASGETMRSYNLPVGAHLMIDDGEKINVGKILVKIPRKSAKAGDITGGLPRVTELFEARNPSNPAVVSAIDGVVSFGKIKRGNREIIVESKLGDVKKYLVKLSNQILVQENDYVKAGMPLSDGSITPNDILNIKGPSAVQQYLVNEVQEVYRLQGVKINDKHFEVVVRQMMRKVRIIDSGDTIFLEDQLAHKADFIKENDDIFGMKVIEDAGDSSTLKAGQIVSPRQLRDENSILRREDKALVTARDAQPATATPILQGITRASLQTKSFISAASFQETTKVLNEAAVAGKVDALEGLKENVIVGHRIPAGTGMRRYSDIIVGSKEEFDEMMQVKQELNYN, from the coding sequence ATGGCAAGAAAACAAGATAAAAATACAGTTAAGAGATTTAATAAAATCTCAATCGGTTTAGCTTCTCCAGAGTCTATTTTAGCAGAGTCTAGAGGCGAAGTTTTAAAACCAGAAACTATCAATTATCGAACTCACAAACCAGAACGTGATGGTTTGTTCTGTGAGCGTATCTTCGGTCCTGTAAAGGATTACGAGTGTGCTTGTGGTAAATATAAAAGAATACGTTACAAAGGTATTGTATGTGACCGTTGTGGTGTTGAAGTAACAGAAAAGAAAGTACGTCGTGATCGTGTTGGGCACATCAACCTTGTGGTTCCTGTAGCACACATCTGGTACTTCCGTTCGTTACCGAATAAAATTGGTTATTTATTAGGATTACCATCTAAGAAATTAGATATGATTATTTACTACGAACGTTACGTAGTTATTCAACCAGGTAATGCTAAAAATGAAGAAGGTGAACCATTACAAAAAATGGACTTCTTAACAGAAGAAGAATACTTAAACATTCTTGAAACCCTTCCTCAAGATAATCAGTATTTAGACGATTCAGATCCAAATAAGTTTTTAGCTAAAATGGGTGCTGAATGTTTAATCGAATTATTAGCAAGAATTGACTTAGAGTCTTTATCATACGAATTACGTCATAAAGCCAATACCGAAACGTCTAAACAACGTAAAACGGAAGCTTTAAAACGTTTACAAGTTGTAGAGTCTTTACGTGAGTCAAATCAAAATAGAGAAAATCGTCCAGAATGGATGATTATGAAAGTAATTCCAATCATTCCGCCAGAATTACGTCCGCTAGTACCACTAGATGGAGGTCGTTTTGCAACGTCTGATTTGAATGACTTATACCGTCGTGTTATTATTCGTAACAACCGTCTTAAAAGATTGGTTGAAATTAAAGCTCCCGAAGTTATTTTACGTAACGAAAAACGTATGCTTCAAGAGTCTGTGGATTCGTTATTCGATAACACACGTAAGTCTTCTGCAGTAAAAACAGATTCTAACAGACCGTTAAAATCTTTATCAGATTCATTAAAAGGTAAGCAAGGTCGTTTCCGTCAAAACTTACTTGGTAAGCGTGTGGATTATTCAGCACGTTCTGTTATTGTTGTAGGACCAGAATTAAAATTATTTGAATGTGGATTGCCAAAAAATATGGCAGCTGAATTATACAAACCTTTTGTAATTAGAAAACTAATTGAAAGAGGTATTGTTAAAACAGTAAAATCTGCAAAGAAAATTATAGATAAAAGAGAGCCTGTGGTTTGGGATATCTTGGAAAACGTTCTTAAAGGACATCCAGTATTACTAAACCGTGCGCCTACCTTACACCGTTTAGGTATTCAAGCTTTTCAACCAAAATTAATTGAAGGAAAAGCGATTCAATTACACCCATTAGTATGTACGGCCTTTAACGCCGATTTCGATGGGGATCAAATGGCGGTGCATTTACCATTAGGGCCAGAGGCTATTTTAGAGTGTCAAATGTTAATGTTGGCCTCTCACAATATCTTAAACCCTGCTAATGGTTCTCCGGTAACGGTACCTTCTCAGGATATGGTACTTGGTCTTTACTATATGACCAAGCTACGTAAGTCTACACCAGAAGTGCCAATTAAAGGTGAAGGATTAATCTTCTACTCTCCAGAAGAGGTAGAAATTGCTTTCAATGAGCAACGCGTTGATTTGAATGCTGGTATCAAAGTAAGAACGATTGATATTAATGAGGAAGGTAAACTTGCTCCGGTTATCATCGAAACTACAGTTGGTCGTGTATTATTTAACCAACACGTGCCTCAGGCAGCTGGTTATATTAATGAAGTATTAACTAAAAAGTCGTTAAGAGATATTATTGGTAATATTTTAAAAGCAACTTCAGTTCCTGAAACAGCCGATTTCTTAGATGCTATTAGAACTTTAGGATTTAAATTCGCCTTCCAAGGTGGTTTATCATTCAGTTTAGGTGATATCATCATCCCGCCAGAAAAGCAAGGTATGATCGATAAAGCTAACGGTTTAGTTGATGGTATTACTGGTAACTATAACATGGGACTTATTACCAATAACGAACGTTACAACCAAGTTATTGATATCTGGACCTCTACAAATGCTGAATTGACAGAGTTGTCTATGAAACGTATTCGTGAAGACCAACAAGGGTTTAACTCGGTGTTTATGATGCTTGATTCTGGAGCTCGTGGATCTAAAGAACAGATTCGTCAGTTAACCGGTATGCGTGGATTAATGGCAAAACCTAAAAAATCTAACGCAGGTGGTGGTGAAATTATTGAAAATCCAATTCTTTCTAACTTTAAAGAAGGTCTTTCAATTTTAGAGTACTTTATCTCTACCCACGGTGCACGTAAAGGTCTTGCCGATACGGCCCTTAAAACTGCCGATGCTGGTTACTTAACAAGACGTTTAGTAGACGTTTCTCAAGATGTTATTATCAATACTGAAGATTGTGGTACATTAAGAGGTGTTGAAGTTGAACCATTGAAAAAGAATGATGAAGTTGTTGAAACTTTACAAGAAAGAATTGTAGGTCGTGTTTCATTAAACGATGTATTTAATCCTTTAACTGAAGAGAAATTAGCTTCTGCTGGTCAATTAATTGATGATGCTGTTGCTAAAGCCATCGGTGCATCTCCTTTAGAAAGTATTGAAGTACGTTCTGCTTTAACTTGTGAAGCTTTACAAGGTATTTGTGCGAAATGTTACGGTCGTAACTTAGCTACAGGTAAAATGGTACAACGCGGTGAAGCTGTTGGTGTTGTTGCGGCACAATCAATTGGTGAGCCTGGTACACAGTTAACACTTCGTACGTTCCACGTAGGTGGTATTGCAGGTAACATTTCTGAAGATAACAAGCTTGCTGTTAAATTTAACGGTATTGCTGAAATTGAAGATTTAAAAACAGTTAAAGGTCAGGATAACGAAGGAAACGAAATTGATATCGTAATCTCTAGAACGTCTGAACTTAAACTTACAGATAAGAAAACTGGTATTGTTTTAAGTACGAATAACATTCCTTATGGTTCTACTATTTATGTTAAAAATGGTCAAGAATTAGCTAAAGGTGATGTCGTATGTACTTGGGATCCTTATAACGGTGTAATTATTTCAGAATTTGCTGGTAAAGTAAGATATGAAAACATCGAACAAGGGGTAACTTACCAAGTTGAAATTGATGAGCAAACAGGTTTCCAAGAAAAAGTAATTTCTGAATCTAGAAACAAAAAACTTATTCCAACACTTCATATTGAAGATGCTAGTGGTGAAACCATGCGTTCTTACAACTTACCAGTTGGCGCTCACCTTATGATTGATGATGGAGAGAAAATTAATGTTGGTAAGATTTTAGTTAAGATTCCTCGTAAATCTGCAAAAGCAGGGGATATTACAGGTGGTCTGCCACGTGTTACCGAGTTATTCGAAGCGCGTAACCCATCTAACCCAGCAGTTGTTTCTGCTATTGATGGTGTGGTTTCTTTCGGAAAAATTAAGAGAGGTAACCGTGAGATTATCGTAGAATCTAAATTAGGTGATGTTAAGAAATACTTAGTGAAGTTATCTAATCAAATCTTAGTACAAGAGAATGATTATGTTAAAGCGGGTATGCCATTATCTGATGGTTCTATTACACCAAACGATATCTTGAATATCAAAGGACCTTCAGCTGTTCAACAATACTTAGTAAACGAGGTACAAGAGGTATACCGTTTACAAGGGGTGAAAATTAATGATAAACACTTCGAAGTTGTTGTTAGACAAATGATGCGTAAAGTTAGAATTATCGATTCTGGTGATACGATTTTCTTAGAAGATCAATTGGCTCATAAAGCAGATTTCATTAAAGAAAATGATGATATCTTCGGAATGAAAGTGATTGAAGACGCTGGAGATTCTTCTACGCTAAAAGCAGGTCAAATTGTTTCGCCACGACAGTTAAGAGATGAAAATTCTATTTTACGTCGTGAAGATAAAGCACTTGTTACGGCTAGAGATGCTCAACCAGCAACGGCGACTCCAATACTTCAAGGTATTACAAGAGCTTCGCTTCAAACGAAATCGTTTATTTCTGCGGCATCCTTCCAAGAAACAACTAAAGTATTAAACGAAGCTGCAGTAGCAGGTAAAGTAGATGCTTTAGAAGGCTTGAAAGAAAATGTTATTGTTGGACATAGAATTCCTGCAGGTACTGGTATGAGACGTTATTCTGATATTATTGTAGGTTCTAAAGAAGAGTTTGACGAAATGATGCAAGTGAAACAAGAATTAAATTACAACTAA
- a CDS encoding DUF3467 domain-containing protein encodes MADEQDKQKQGQINIELDEKVAEGTYSNLAIINHSVSEFVVDFVNIMPGVPKNKVKSRIILTPQHAKRLLKALGENVARFENAHGEIKDYDQPPIPLNFGPTGQA; translated from the coding sequence ATGGCAGACGAACAAGACAAGCAAAAACAAGGGCAAATAAATATAGAATTAGACGAAAAAGTAGCTGAAGGGACTTACTCTAATTTGGCCATTATAAACCATTCTGTTTCAGAATTTGTAGTAGATTTTGTTAATATTATGCCTGGTGTTCCTAAAAACAAAGTGAAGTCAAGAATCATTCTCACACCGCAACATGCTAAACGTTTATTAAAGGCGCTTGGAGAAAATGTAGCGCGATTTGAAAATGCTCATGGTGAAATTAAAGATTACGATCAACCACCAATTCCTTTAAACTTTGGACCTACAGGTCAAGCATAA
- a CDS encoding (4Fe-4S)-binding protein, with protein MKTTEYGNREISITYCPFQCQQSNICTQELSDVFQNSVIPWIDPEGSTTEKIIKQIKKCPSGALKYKLHKKEMAY; from the coding sequence ATGAAAACAACGGAATACGGAAACCGAGAAATTAGTATCACCTATTGTCCTTTTCAATGTCAACAATCTAATATCTGTACGCAAGAGCTTTCAGATGTCTTTCAAAACTCGGTAATTCCATGGATTGATCCAGAAGGTAGTACTACTGAAAAGATAATTAAACAGATAAAAAAATGCCCCTCAGGAGCATTAAAGTATAAACTCCACAAAAAGGAAATGGCCTATTGA
- a CDS encoding peptide chain release factor 3 translates to MSFLKEIQRRRTFGIISHPDAGKTTLTEKLLLFGGAIQEAGAVKSNKIKKGATSDFMEIERQRGISVATSVLAFEYNGIKINILDTPGHKDFAEDTFRTLTAVDSVIVVIDVAKGVEEQTEKLVEVCRMRNIPMIVFINKMDREGKDAFELLDEIEQKLGLTVTPLSFPIGMGYDFKGIYNIWEKNINLFSGDSRKNIEETIEISDLESEELNKLVGDNAAETLREELELVDGIYPQFNHEDYLNGTLQPVFFGSALNSFGVRELLDCFVEIAPKPQPKNSEERLVKPDEDKFSGFVFKIHANMDPNHRNRLAFVKIVSGEFKRNAPYLHVRHGKKVKFSSPNAFFAEKKEIVDISYPGDIVGLQDTGNFKIGDTLTEGEILNYKGIPSFSPEHFRYINNADPLKSKQLFKGIDQLMDEGVAQLFTLELNGRKVIGTVGALQYEVIQYRLEHEYGAKCTYENLNVHKACWVDPSNSKTDEYKEFVRVKQRFLAKDKRNQLVFLADSAFSLQMTQQKYPNVKLHFTSEFN, encoded by the coding sequence ATGAGTTTTTTAAAAGAAATACAACGACGACGTACTTTTGGTATTATTTCGCACCCCGATGCTGGTAAAACCACATTAACTGAAAAATTATTACTTTTTGGTGGAGCGATCCAAGAAGCAGGCGCTGTAAAGAGCAACAAAATAAAAAAAGGTGCTACGAGTGACTTCATGGAAATTGAGCGTCAACGTGGAATCTCAGTTGCTACTTCGGTTTTAGCTTTTGAGTACAACGGTATTAAAATTAATATTTTAGATACGCCTGGTCACAAGGATTTCGCCGAAGATACGTTTAGAACCTTAACGGCGGTAGACAGTGTAATTGTTGTTATTGATGTTGCAAAAGGTGTTGAGGAACAAACAGAAAAGCTTGTTGAAGTTTGTAGAATGCGTAACATTCCGATGATTGTTTTTATTAATAAAATGGATCGCGAGGGTAAAGATGCTTTTGAACTTCTAGATGAAATCGAGCAAAAGTTAGGTTTAACGGTAACGCCTTTAAGTTTCCCTATAGGTATGGGGTACGATTTTAAAGGAATTTATAATATCTGGGAAAAAAACATCAATTTGTTTAGCGGAGATAGCCGTAAAAATATTGAAGAAACCATTGAAATATCCGATTTAGAATCTGAAGAACTAAATAAATTAGTAGGTGACAATGCCGCTGAAACCTTAAGAGAAGAGCTGGAATTAGTCGATGGAATTTATCCGCAGTTTAACCATGAAGATTACTTAAACGGTACGCTGCAACCGGTGTTTTTTGGATCGGCTTTAAACAGTTTTGGTGTTCGTGAACTCCTAGACTGTTTTGTTGAAATAGCACCAAAACCACAGCCTAAAAACAGTGAAGAACGCCTTGTTAAACCCGATGAGGATAAATTTTCTGGATTTGTATTTAAGATTCATGCCAATATGGATCCTAATCATAGAAACCGATTAGCCTTTGTTAAAATTGTTTCTGGTGAATTTAAAAGAAATGCGCCTTATTTACATGTGAGACATGGTAAAAAGGTCAAGTTTTCGAGTCCGAATGCATTTTTTGCTGAAAAGAAAGAAATTGTAGACATCTCCTACCCTGGTGATATTGTAGGTTTACAAGATACAGGAAACTTTAAAATTGGAGATACCCTTACTGAAGGCGAAATTTTAAATTATAAAGGTATTCCAAGCTTTTCACCGGAACATTTTAGATACATCAATAATGCCGACCCATTAAAATCTAAACAGCTTTTTAAAGGTATAGATCAATTAATGGATGAGGGTGTTGCTCAACTATTCACCTTAGAACTTAACGGAAGAAAGGTTATTGGAACTGTTGGAGCATTACAGTATGAGGTAATTCAATATCGCCTAGAACATGAATATGGGGCTAAATGTACCTATGAAAATTTAAATGTTCATAAAGCATGTTGGGTAGATCCGAGTAACTCAAAAACAGATGAATATAAAGAGTTTGTTCGCGTGAAGCAACGCTTTTTAGCTAAAGACAAACGTAACCAATTGGTATTCCTGGCTGACTCTGCATTTTCACTGCAAATGACGCAACAGAAGTACCCAAATGTTAAGCTTCATTTTACTTCAGAATTTAATTAG
- the idi gene encoding isopentenyl-diphosphate Delta-isomerase, translating to MEEEKVILVNEKDEKIGLMPKMEAHEKALLHRAFSVFVFNDKNELMLQQRALDKYHSPGLWTNTCCSHQRDGESNLDAGRRRLQEEMGFEVPLEESISFMYKAPFDNGLTEHEYDHIMLGTYNGKPNINPDEVASWKWMPLEAVKEDIEKQPEIYTAWFKVIFDKFYDSIKLNT from the coding sequence ATGGAAGAAGAAAAAGTAATACTTGTAAACGAGAAGGATGAAAAAATAGGTTTGATGCCCAAAATGGAGGCTCATGAAAAAGCCTTATTACATCGTGCCTTTTCTGTTTTTGTTTTCAACGATAAAAATGAATTGATGCTTCAACAACGCGCTTTGGATAAGTACCATTCTCCCGGGCTTTGGACCAATACCTGCTGTAGTCACCAACGTGATGGCGAATCTAATTTAGATGCAGGTAGAAGGCGATTACAAGAAGAAATGGGTTTTGAAGTGCCACTAGAAGAATCGATTTCCTTTATGTACAAGGCGCCTTTTGATAACGGATTAACCGAGCATGAATACGATCATATTATGTTAGGGACCTATAACGGTAAGCCTAATATTAATCCCGATGAAGTGGCGAGTTGGAAATGGATGCCCCTAGAAGCGGTTAAAGAGGATATTGAAAAGCAACCAGAAATTTATACGGCTTGGTTTAAAGTTATTTTCGATAAGTTTTACGATAGTATAAAGTTGAACACATGA